Proteins encoded by one window of Bacteroidota bacterium:
- a CDS encoding potassium channel protein, which translates to MRKLLKSKIYLLVFLTTAAIAFGTFGYMIIEGYDFLEALYMTIITLSTTGFGEIRPLSEAGRLFTILLLILTLSILAYSLGSLSSYLMDGDFLLQIRKRRARNQTKHMQNHIIICGYGRNGQKAAEMFDVHKIPYVVIEENHERAALLREKNVTVFEENALEDEVLKAAGILHAKALLSSLPNDTDNLYIVLSAREMNKQLTIISRASNDGVEKKLKIAGASSVVKPDTIGGTHMAQLVINPDVKEFIDFVSYDAENTFKEIEVQEYPKLCGKPLREIRKHVELDVSVIGLKNQDGKYLINPSSETLMQEGQQLIIMATGEQLKNFKQQFA; encoded by the coding sequence ATGAGAAAACTCCTTAAATCTAAAATATACCTTTTAGTTTTTTTAACCACTGCTGCCATAGCTTTTGGCACATTTGGCTATATGATAATTGAGGGGTATGACTTTTTAGAAGCGTTGTACATGACCATCATCACCCTATCAACAACAGGGTTTGGTGAAATACGTCCCTTATCAGAAGCCGGACGGCTGTTCACTATATTACTGCTGATACTTACCTTAAGTATATTGGCCTATTCGTTAGGCTCATTGTCCTCTTACCTTATGGACGGGGATTTTTTATTACAGATTAGAAAACGACGTGCAAGAAACCAAACCAAACACATGCAAAACCATATAATTATTTGCGGGTATGGCCGCAACGGCCAAAAGGCGGCTGAAATGTTTGATGTACACAAAATACCTTATGTGGTGATTGAAGAAAACCATGAAAGAGCAGCACTGCTGCGCGAGAAGAATGTAACTGTGTTTGAAGAAAACGCTTTGGAGGATGAAGTATTAAAAGCAGCGGGCATATTGCACGCCAAAGCACTGTTAAGCTCATTACCTAATGATACTGATAACCTGTACATTGTCTTATCAGCAAGGGAAATGAACAAACAGCTAACCATTATAAGCCGTGCCAGCAACGATGGGGTAGAAAAGAAATTGAAAATTGCAGGGGCAAGCAGTGTTGTGAAACCTGATACCATAGGCGGCACACACATGGCGCAATTGGTAATTAACCCTGATGTGAAAGAGTTTATTGATTTTGTATCGTACGATGCAGAAAATACGTTTAAAGAAATTGAGGTGCAGGAGTATCCAAAATTGTGCGGCAAACCATTGCGTGAAATACGTAAACACGTTGAGTTGGATGTGAGTGTAATTGGGCTTAAAAACCAAGACGGTAAGTACCTGATTAATCCCTCATCAGAAACTTTGATGCAAGAAGGCCAGCAATTGATAATTATGGCTACCGGCGAGCAATTGAAAAACTTTAAACAACAATTTGCCTGA
- a CDS encoding D-alanine--poly(phosphoribitol) ligase, translated as MIHQLQHSFTANAARAAFYMHDTFYTYSQLAQRAYAIAAWLQQQNPQRKPVGIIAADEFDTYAGLCGILMSGAPYVPILPDYPKDRSQSIIEQAGIEIVLSPIPAEGLVNTLPQTTRVVETGSIPVFAGDFVLPEISDTDRAYILFTSGSTGKPKGVPLTHGNLSSFMDSFFALGYDITHSDRFLQMFDLTFDLSVMSYLAPLLKGACVYPVPAEGMKYMSIYTLLEDQEITFSLMVPSMLSYLRPYFEDINLPQLRHSLFCGEALYADIAAEWQQCVPNVLIQNVYGPTEATIFCLTYDCVGTIKQYNGMVCIGKPMKNVGTLVVNDENKPVGEGDKGELCLSGGQVTPGYINNPEKNAEAFFIHNNERYYRTGDIVYADADGDYMYCGRADYQVKVKGGFRVELNEVEAHARNYTQLSGVAAVAPVNTMGIAQIYLYLEGFSGDATEVHGYLKTQMPDYMLPEQIISIEVFPLNNNGKVDRKALTNMLSQAANS; from the coding sequence ATGATACATCAGTTACAACACAGTTTTACAGCAAATGCTGCCCGTGCTGCATTTTATATGCACGATACGTTTTATACCTATAGCCAACTGGCTCAAAGGGCGTACGCAATAGCGGCATGGTTGCAACAACAAAACCCGCAACGCAAACCTGTTGGTATAATAGCCGCCGATGAGTTTGATACCTATGCCGGTTTGTGCGGCATACTAATGAGCGGCGCACCGTATGTGCCCATATTACCCGATTACCCTAAAGACCGCAGCCAAAGTATTATTGAGCAGGCGGGAATTGAGATAGTTCTTAGCCCGATACCCGCAGAGGGCTTGGTAAATACCTTGCCGCAAACAACCCGTGTTGTTGAAACCGGTAGTATTCCTGTTTTTGCAGGGGATTTTGTACTGCCAGAAATAAGCGATACCGATAGGGCATATATACTATTTACCTCAGGAAGTACGGGCAAACCCAAAGGAGTGCCGTTAACGCACGGTAATCTGTCGTCCTTTATGGACTCATTTTTTGCATTGGGGTACGATATAACCCATAGCGACCGCTTTTTGCAAATGTTTGATTTGACATTCGACCTTTCAGTAATGTCATACCTGGCTCCCTTGCTAAAAGGGGCTTGTGTGTATCCTGTTCCCGCAGAAGGGATGAAATACATGAGTATTTACACTTTGCTCGAGGATCAAGAAATAACATTCAGTCTTATGGTGCCCTCAATGCTTAGTTATCTGCGCCCATATTTTGAGGACATCAATTTACCCCAATTGCGCCACTCATTGTTTTGCGGCGAAGCCTTGTATGCCGATATAGCTGCCGAGTGGCAACAATGCGTTCCCAATGTCTTAATACAAAACGTTTACGGGCCTACTGAAGCCACTATTTTTTGCTTGACCTATGATTGCGTAGGCACCATTAAACAATACAACGGTATGGTGTGTATTGGCAAGCCGATGAAAAATGTAGGCACATTGGTTGTAAACGATGAGAATAAACCCGTTGGGGAAGGGGATAAGGGTGAGTTATGCCTAAGTGGCGGACAAGTGACCCCCGGGTATATTAATAATCCTGAGAAGAACGCGGAAGCGTTTTTTATTCATAACAACGAACGCTACTACCGCACAGGCGATATTGTGTACGCTGATGCCGACGGTGATTATATGTATTGCGGTCGTGCCGATTATCAGGTGAAGGTAAAAGGCGGCTTTAGGGTTGAGCTGAACGAAGTAGAAGCACACGCTCGTAATTATACCCAGTTAAGCGGTGTAGCGGCAGTAGCTCCTGTAAATACAATGGGCATAGCCCAAATTTACCTGTACCTTGAAGGATTTAGCGGAGATGCAACTGAGGTGCACGGGTACCTTAAAACCCAAATGCCCGATTATATGTTGCCTGAGCAGATAATATCTATAGAGGTGTTTCCTTTAAATAACAACGGCAAAGTAGATAGAAAAGCATTAACCAACATGCTTTCACAAGCTGCCAACTCATAA
- a CDS encoding T9SS type A sorting domain-containing protein, translating into MMKKVLLLALAVATCGLANAQQTIEIPQKFKGLPSSDKVEFGGGGFSKQGGGVNGWFDPEEFIRNNSTGPFENYVSLMFPDSTVVNVNSDNERNYVFSHAFGHLYDLRHDNWAAVPSDPNNPILTFGQRDSYTWDSVGFLYLYRRNNPDVNVVDTCYISFYKNSEASNITRGSVIFGNGDTMLYATVDGLNQNSLSGATPFMTKTVLLTAADTTTLGANGWGSGAMVEHVGTTISGTTGAAISRNPASWFAYTVTFKPGHAWSPEDTIESRGFVKPAKGVNYFGYRYVSLTSGLPATLRSRNFADNSLILWSITRYGQTTNNGWSGFMPGTAFNSPMYVNAQVRVSGNSTVNVKEVEDLGFSLGKAFPNPVANGQILSIDYGVKTAGNVTIEIYDLLGKKVSTVLNNEKVEAGDHTASVVAEFNPGIYFYTLKSGDTVIGSKKFTVTR; encoded by the coding sequence ATGATGAAAAAAGTACTGTTACTGGCTTTAGCAGTTGCTACCTGTGGGTTGGCAAACGCACAACAGACCATCGAAATTCCACAAAAGTTTAAGGGCCTTCCATCATCTGACAAAGTTGAGTTTGGTGGCGGCGGCTTCTCTAAACAAGGCGGCGGAGTAAATGGCTGGTTCGACCCTGAAGAGTTTATTCGTAACAACTCTACAGGTCCTTTCGAAAACTACGTAAGTTTGATGTTCCCTGACTCAACTGTAGTTAACGTAAACTCTGACAACGAAAGAAACTATGTATTTTCACACGCTTTCGGTCACTTGTATGACTTGAGGCACGATAACTGGGCTGCTGTTCCCAGCGATCCTAACAACCCAATTTTAACCTTCGGTCAAAGGGATTCATACACTTGGGATTCAGTTGGTTTCTTGTACCTATACCGTAGGAACAACCCAGATGTAAACGTTGTAGATACTTGCTACATCAGCTTCTACAAAAACTCTGAAGCTAGCAACATCACTCGTGGTAGCGTAATCTTCGGTAACGGTGATACCATGTTGTATGCAACTGTTGATGGTTTGAACCAAAACAGCCTTTCAGGTGCTACTCCTTTTATGACTAAAACTGTATTGTTGACTGCTGCCGATACCACCACTTTAGGTGCTAACGGTTGGGGATCAGGTGCAATGGTTGAACACGTAGGAACTACCATCTCTGGTACTACCGGTGCTGCTATCAGCCGTAACCCTGCAAGCTGGTTTGCTTACACAGTAACTTTCAAACCCGGTCACGCTTGGAGCCCAGAAGACACTATCGAATCTCGCGGTTTTGTTAAGCCTGCTAAAGGTGTTAACTACTTCGGTTACCGTTATGTATCTCTAACCAGCGGTTTGCCTGCTACTTTGCGTAGCCGCAACTTTGCTGATAACTCACTTATCCTTTGGAGCATCACTCGTTACGGTCAAACAACCAACAACGGTTGGAGCGGCTTTATGCCCGGTACTGCTTTCAACTCACCAATGTACGTAAACGCTCAAGTGCGCGTATCTGGTAACTCAACTGTAAATGTTAAAGAAGTTGAAGATCTAGGTTTCTCTCTAGGAAAAGCATTCCCTAACCCAGTAGCTAACGGACAAATTTTGTCTATCGACTATGGTGTTAAAACTGCAGGTAACGTAACTATTGAAATTTATGACCTATTGGGCAAAAAAGTTTCTACTGTGCTTAACAACGAAAAAGTTGAAGCCGGTGACCACACTGCTTCAGTAGTAGCTGAATTTAACCCCGGTATTTACTTCTACACCTTGAAATCAGGTGATACTGTAATCGGTTCTAAAAAATTCACTGTTACTCGCTAA
- a CDS encoding SDR family oxidoreductase yields the protein MKTAIITGATKGIGKAIAEKFAAQGFSIAICARNSQELNLFAEQLQSQYKVQVLSMAFDVADKSKLELFAEEIGYRFDRVDVLVNNAGVFKPGQISNEEEGVFEQLMAVNLAAPYYFTRKLLPVLLKNKHGHIFNICSTASITAYTNGGSYCISKFGLYGMTKVLREELKEKHVKVTAVLPGATLTSSWDGVDLPPERFVPPTDIADAIWSAYNTSPSTVIEELLIRPQLGDIG from the coding sequence ATGAAAACAGCTATTATAACAGGTGCAACCAAAGGAATAGGGAAAGCTATTGCCGAAAAATTTGCTGCACAAGGCTTCAGCATTGCTATTTGTGCACGCAACAGCCAAGAGTTGAACTTGTTTGCTGAACAACTTCAATCTCAATATAAGGTGCAGGTGTTATCAATGGCGTTTGATGTGGCTGATAAATCGAAACTGGAACTTTTTGCAGAAGAAATAGGCTATAGGTTTGACAGGGTGGATGTTTTGGTAAACAATGCCGGAGTTTTCAAACCGGGGCAAATTAGCAACGAGGAAGAGGGCGTATTTGAACAACTAATGGCCGTGAACCTTGCCGCTCCTTATTATTTTACACGTAAGTTACTGCCTGTGCTACTAAAAAATAAGCACGGTCATATCTTTAATATATGTTCTACAGCAAGCATTACAGCTTATACCAACGGCGGCTCTTACTGCATTAGTAAGTTTGGGCTGTATGGTATGACTAAGGTATTGCGCGAAGAACTAAAAGAAAAGCACGTAAAGGTAACTGCGGTATTACCGGGGGCTACTTTAACTTCATCGTGGGACGGGGTGGATTTACCTCCCGAACGTTTTGTGCCCCCTACAGATATTGCAGATGCCATTTGGTCGGCCTACAACACCTCTCCTTCAACAGTGATAGAGGAACTACTAATACGGCCGCAACTTGGAGATATAGGGTAA
- a CDS encoding ABC transporter permease, with product MNIFYHFGRYLLFIKSMFSRPERFKVYYQRTMMEMNSIGIGSLPIVAIISLFVGGVTTLQIAYQLVAGLVPKSIIGSIVSDSTILEFAPTITCLVLAGRVGSNIASEIGTMKVSEQIDALEVMGINSSGFLALPKITAAIIMLPCLIILAMVLSIWGGMLVGDLAGILPTESFLKGARSTFRGFTVAFSLIKAAVYAFIITSVSSYQGYYTTGGALEVGTSSTRAVVYSCVMVLFADYLLAQLLL from the coding sequence ATGAATATTTTTTACCACTTCGGCAGGTATTTGTTGTTCATAAAAAGCATGTTTTCACGCCCTGAAAGGTTTAAGGTTTACTACCAACGAACCATGATGGAAATGAACTCAATAGGGATCGGAAGCCTGCCAATTGTTGCCATAATATCATTGTTTGTAGGGGGAGTAACCACCTTGCAAATCGCATATCAGTTAGTAGCCGGGTTGGTACCTAAGTCAATCATCGGTTCCATCGTTAGCGATTCTACCATTCTTGAGTTTGCACCTACCATCACTTGTTTGGTTTTGGCTGGCCGTGTAGGCTCAAACATAGCTTCTGAAATAGGCACCATGAAGGTGTCGGAACAGATAGATGCCTTAGAAGTGATGGGCATTAACTCATCGGGTTTTTTGGCGTTACCTAAAATTACAGCCGCCATCATTATGTTGCCCTGCCTTATTATATTGGCTATGGTACTTTCAATATGGGGCGGTATGCTGGTAGGCGATTTGGCGGGCATATTACCTACTGAGTCGTTTTTAAAAGGTGCTCGTTCTACTTTCCGTGGCTTTACGGTAGCGTTTTCGCTGATTAAAGCTGCTGTATATGCCTTTATCATTACCAGTGTATCCAGCTATCAGGGGTATTACACCACGGGCGGAGCACTTGAGGTGGGTACATCCAGCACCCGTGCAGTAGTATATAGCTGCGTAATGGTTTTGTTTGCCGATTATTTATTAGCCCAACTGCTGTTATAA
- a CDS encoding ABC transporter ATP-binding protein produces MIEVKNLNKSFGEKHVLQNVSAMFAKGRPNLIIGASGSGKSVLMKCMVGLLEVDSGEILYEGKDFANAAYDEKKLIRREIGMLFQGGALFDSLTVEQNVMFPLNMFTEMNKEEKLERVNFCLQRVNLVNSNKLLPSEISGGMKKRVGIARAIALNPKFLFCDEPNSGLDPVTSRVIDNLILEITEEYDMTTIINTHDMKTVFDIGERIVFIYKGKKEWEGNKDQVRGANSEALNEFINASVF; encoded by the coding sequence ATGATTGAAGTTAAGAACCTGAATAAAAGTTTTGGTGAAAAACATGTGCTGCAAAACGTTTCGGCCATGTTTGCCAAAGGCAGGCCCAATTTGATTATTGGTGCAAGCGGAAGCGGAAAAAGCGTGCTGATGAAGTGTATGGTAGGGCTGTTAGAAGTTGATAGCGGTGAAATATTGTACGAAGGGAAGGATTTTGCCAACGCAGCGTACGACGAGAAGAAGCTGATACGACGCGAAATTGGGATGCTGTTTCAGGGCGGTGCTTTGTTTGACTCTCTTACGGTTGAACAAAACGTGATGTTTCCGCTAAATATGTTCACCGAGATGAACAAAGAAGAAAAACTGGAGCGGGTGAATTTTTGTCTTCAACGGGTAAACCTTGTAAACTCTAACAAGTTATTGCCTTCTGAAATTAGCGGTGGTATGAAGAAGAGGGTAGGGATTGCCCGTGCAATAGCCCTTAATCCTAAGTTTTTGTTTTGTGATGAACCAAACAGCGGTCTTGACCCTGTAACCAGCCGCGTGATTGATAATCTGATTCTTGAAATTACTGAGGAATACGATATGACCACCATTATAAATACCCACGATATGAAAACGGTATTTGATATTGGAGAGCGTATAGTGTTTATCTATAAAGGAAAGAAGGAATGGGAAGGTAATAAAGACCAAGTACGCGGTGCAAACAGCGAAGCTTTGAACGAATTTATAAACGCTTCGGTATTTTAG
- a CDS encoding glycosyltransferase family 4 protein produces the protein MMATKIKVLHTIRQGKIGGGESHVLTLVQELDKTRFEPVVLSFTPGPMVDELNKMGIETHVIYTERGFDFGKFGIIKKFLQDNKIQLVHNHGTRATSNLWWACKKLGIPMLYTVHGWSFHDDQRFVKKNARIASEAFLTRQVDVTISVSYSNQETGRGCIKGFQSKVIRYGIDLKKFNADGVTSNIREHYKVNPNHVLIGYIVRMDVQKDPINMIKAYKQVCDARKDVTLLMIGEGPLKAETLELINTLGISDRVIVDNFRQDVPNVLAGIDVYCLPSLWEGLPIGMMEAIAMRKCVVVSAVDGSKEIIKDGENGLLVAPQKPDELAKALIKVVDDADLRAKLGQNALKTVQEEFNSVTMTRKIEDLYMEVLGKRSQATA, from the coding sequence TTGATGGCGACTAAAATTAAAGTGCTGCATACTATTAGGCAAGGGAAAATTGGAGGGGGAGAAAGCCATGTATTAACATTGGTACAAGAGTTAGACAAAACACGTTTTGAGCCGGTAGTACTATCTTTTACACCCGGCCCTATGGTGGACGAGTTGAACAAAATGGGCATTGAAACCCATGTGATTTATACTGAAAGAGGGTTCGACTTCGGTAAATTCGGGATTATCAAAAAATTTCTACAGGATAATAAAATACAACTGGTTCATAACCACGGTACACGTGCCACATCAAACCTTTGGTGGGCTTGTAAAAAACTGGGGATTCCCATGCTATATACCGTGCACGGTTGGTCGTTTCACGACGATCAGCGATTTGTAAAGAAAAATGCGCGCATTGCATCAGAAGCATTTTTAACCCGCCAAGTTGATGTTACCATCTCTGTATCTTACTCAAACCAAGAAACAGGCAGGGGTTGTATCAAAGGGTTTCAATCAAAAGTAATTCGTTACGGTATCGACCTTAAAAAGTTTAATGCCGACGGTGTTACTTCTAATATCCGCGAGCATTACAAAGTGAACCCTAACCACGTATTGATTGGGTACATTGTGCGTATGGACGTGCAAAAAGACCCTATTAATATGATAAAAGCCTATAAGCAAGTGTGTGATGCCCGCAAGGACGTTACTCTGCTTATGATTGGCGAAGGCCCCCTGAAAGCAGAAACATTGGAGCTTATTAATACATTAGGCATCAGCGACCGTGTGATAGTTGACAATTTTAGGCAGGATGTGCCCAATGTGTTAGCAGGTATTGATGTGTATTGCCTACCCTCTCTTTGGGAAGGGTTACCCATTGGTATGATGGAAGCGATTGCCATGCGCAAATGTGTGGTAGTTAGTGCGGTTGACGGCTCAAAAGAGATTATAAAAGACGGTGAAAACGGCTTGCTGGTAGCCCCACAAAAGCCTGATGAGCTGGCAAAGGCTCTTATAAAAGTTGTTGATGATGCGGATTTACGCGCTAAACTTGGACAAAATGCACTGAAAACCGTGCAGGAAGAGTTTAACTCGGTTACAATGACCCGTAAAATTGAGGATTTGTATATGGAGGTGCTTGGCAAACGTTCACAAGCAACGGCCTAA
- a CDS encoding aminotransferase class IV: protein MYLYNGQITPEPAIELYNRAFRYGDAFFETMLFHDGSIPLLRLHFERAAKTLKQLKMQTPDDFSFEGLSPLLYDFLRDEEHPTAKVRISFWRNGHGTYLPHVNTVSYLVEAAPITNKPFVLNEKGLVLGVYKETYKNTDFLANLKTIGCLTYTLASMWVRENGVDDAVLLNSHGRIAECTSSNVFIVRGSEIITPPLSEGCLDGVMRRHLLATLPNKGFNVKEQPVEITDLHLADEVFITNALGVKWIGKIGEKSYSGNKVATINTILSEVV from the coding sequence ATGTATTTATACAACGGACAAATAACCCCCGAACCGGCTATTGAATTGTATAACAGAGCCTTTAGGTATGGAGATGCTTTTTTTGAGACCATGTTGTTTCATGATGGAAGCATTCCGTTATTACGTCTTCATTTTGAGCGCGCTGCCAAAACACTAAAGCAGCTTAAGATGCAAACACCCGACGACTTTTCGTTTGAAGGGCTGTCACCGTTGTTGTATGATTTTTTAAGGGATGAAGAACACCCCACCGCCAAAGTGCGTATTAGTTTTTGGCGAAACGGGCACGGTACTTATTTACCACACGTAAACACAGTATCGTATTTGGTTGAAGCGGCTCCTATTACCAATAAACCGTTTGTACTGAATGAAAAGGGGTTGGTATTGGGTGTTTATAAAGAAACCTACAAAAACACCGATTTTTTGGCCAATCTTAAAACCATCGGTTGCCTTACTTATACACTGGCCAGTATGTGGGTGCGCGAAAACGGGGTGGATGATGCCGTATTGCTTAATAGTCACGGGCGTATTGCCGAATGCACCAGCAGCAATGTTTTTATAGTGCGTGGAAGTGAGATAATCACCCCACCGCTTAGCGAGGGCTGTTTAGACGGAGTGATGCGCCGCCATTTGCTGGCTACATTGCCCAACAAAGGATTTAACGTAAAAGAACAGCCCGTTGAAATTACTGATTTGCACCTAGCTGATGAGGTATTTATTACCAATGCGTTGGGGGTTAAGTGGATTGGTAAAATTGGAGAGAAATCTTATTCGGGTAATAAGGTGGCAACTATTAATACAATTCTTTCAGAAGTAGTATAA
- a CDS encoding PaaI family thioesterase, giving the protein MKPDLSHLITQNPDFADTIRQKLTAQHFMHHIGANLTVIEKGYMECELTMQQQHLQQAGFTHGGVTATLCDLVTGFAAFSLVAEGEAVVTADLKVSYLNPGDGERLIAKGWVMKPGQMLHFCEGEVWTEKNGKLTQIAHCTALMAVVKNLAKRD; this is encoded by the coding sequence ATGAAGCCTGATTTATCCCATCTCATTACGCAAAACCCTGATTTTGCTGATACCATACGCCAAAAACTTACCGCACAGCATTTTATGCACCACATTGGTGCCAACCTTACTGTAATTGAAAAGGGATATATGGAGTGTGAGCTTACTATGCAGCAACAGCACTTGCAACAAGCCGGGTTTACACACGGCGGAGTAACTGCTACCTTGTGCGATTTGGTTACGGGCTTTGCCGCATTTTCGTTGGTGGCAGAGGGTGAAGCTGTGGTTACTGCCGACTTAAAAGTAAGTTACCTGAACCCCGGCGACGGTGAACGTTTAATTGCCAAGGGTTGGGTGATGAAACCCGGACAAATGCTGCACTTTTGTGAGGGAGAAGTTTGGACTGAGAAAAACGGAAAACTTACCCAAATAGCCCACTGCACCGCCCTAATGGCCGTTGTGAAAAACCTTGCTAAGAGGGATTAG
- a CDS encoding penicillin-binding protein activator LpoB, translating to MKKAYIIAPAIALMLVTSACQTRKVERIDPNQVTDLSGRWNDTDSKLVADEMITDALGRPWLKEFNEKMGRKPVVIVGRIRNNTTEPDIQPETFIKDIEKEFINTATVTVVQSKEGRDDLRAEREDQQTFSTEESRKKWGKEKGADFMMMGVINSNVDAYKNEKVVTYKINLELIDLESNIKVWIGDKEIKKYIKN from the coding sequence ATGAAAAAAGCATACATTATTGCCCCCGCTATCGCTCTTATGCTAGTAACTTCTGCCTGCCAAACCCGCAAAGTTGAACGCATAGACCCTAACCAAGTAACCGATTTGAGCGGCCGCTGGAACGACACCGACAGCAAACTGGTTGCCGATGAAATGATTACCGATGCACTGGGTCGCCCCTGGTTAAAAGAATTTAACGAGAAAATGGGCCGCAAACCTGTGGTTATTGTGGGTCGCATACGCAACAATACTACCGAGCCTGATATCCAACCCGAAACCTTTATTAAGGATATTGAAAAAGAGTTTATCAATACCGCTACTGTAACCGTAGTTCAATCAAAAGAAGGTCGCGATGATTTGCGTGCTGAACGTGAAGACCAACAAACTTTTTCTACCGAAGAAAGCCGCAAAAAATGGGGCAAAGAAAAAGGTGCCGACTTTATGATGATGGGCGTTATTAACAGCAACGTTGATGCCTACAAAAACGAAAAAGTGGTGACTTATAAGATTAACCTTGAGTTGATTGACCTTGAAAGCAATATTAAGGTTTGGATTGGCGACAAGGAAATTAAGAAATACATCAAAAACTAA